One genomic region from Amaranthus tricolor cultivar Red isolate AtriRed21 chromosome 12, ASM2621246v1, whole genome shotgun sequence encodes:
- the LOC130828219 gene encoding fasciclin-like arabinogalactan protein 21: protein MAKFLIIFFTSISISFCIISAMDDSLSSSSPSPTSPPPFPFSASETVFSPHFITPLSSISQILTELGFRDLSMAARALSLSSESHLPWLDRPITVFAPSDSSLRTCPSCSPLVLLQEHSVPGLYHFDYLTKLIFGSKIETIFPGRCLIVTSTFNGTKIFVNGAEITHPDIYVGERVIIHGVQGFLSHLSPFSCSIEKMTSLNLPHPSPSAAMTRIMLIDAMIRLKTSGYSILSLAIKVKFHELVNLHNMTIFAVDDSAIFHGGQAYIHSVRYHIIPNKLINFSDLETFPSSTVFPTLESGETLTITTPGRNPLSPMRINYVKVIHPNILHNSKVIIHGVPFPFPHLRQSIPITEKKSGFYPITTGEFGSEPRESGVNIVRQTSAAPMESMPEMDDAHQGL from the coding sequence ATGGCGAAATTTCTCATCATCTTTTTCACATCAATATCCATCTCTTTCTGCATAATTTCCGCCATGGATGATTCTTTAAGCTCGTCTTCACCTTCACCCACTTCTCCTCCACCATTTCCTTTCTCCGCTTCGGAAACCGTATTTTCTCCTCATTTTATCACTCCTCTCTCCTCTATTTCTCAAATCCTTACAGAACTTGGATTCAGAGACCTTTCAATGGCTGCTCGcgcactttctctctcctcggAGTCTCACCTTCCATGGCTTGATCGTCCGATCACCGTCTTCGCACCTTCAGACTCTTCGCTGCGAACTTGTCCTTCGTGTTCGCCGCTTGTTCTTCTGCAAGAACACTCTGTTCCAGGTCTGTATCATTTCGATTATCTCACTAAACTCATTTTTGGCTCGAAAATTGAGACGATTTTCCCCGGTCGTTGCTTAATTGTCACTTCTACTTTCAATGGAACCAAAATCTTCGTCAATGGCGCCGAAATCACTCATCCGGATATCTACGTCGGTGAGCGCGTTATTATTCATGGCGTTCAAGGTTTTCTTTCTCATCTCTCGCCGTTTTCGTGCTCCATTGAAAAGATGACGTCACTTAATCTTCCTCATCCTTCTCCTTCAGCCGCGATGACTCGGATTATGCTCATTGACGCGATGATTCGACTCAAAACGAGTGGATACAGTATTCTCTCCCTTGCGATCAAAGTTAAGTTCCACGAACTCGTCAATCTTCATAATATGACGATATTCGCCGTAGATGACTCTGCTATCTTCCATGGCGGACAAGCCTATATTCACAGTGTGAGGTATCACATTATACCGAACAAACTCATCAATTTTTCTGACCTGGAAACTTTTCCATCCTCAACTGTATTTCCTACGCTTGAATCTGGCGAAACTCTCACAATTACAACACCAGGACGTAATCCTTTGTCTCCGATGAGGATCAATTACGTCAAAGTCATCCATCCGAATATTCTTCATAACTCTAAGGTGATCATTCACGGAGTTCCTTTTCCGTTTCCTCATCTCCGTCAGTCGATTCCAATCACTGAAAAGAAGTCAGGCTTTTATCCAATTACAACTGGTGAGTTTGGTTCAGAACCGAGAGAGTCAGGTGTTAATATTGTTCGTCAAACTTCTGCTGCTCCGATGGAATCAATGCCTGAGATGGATGATGCTCATCAAGGTCTTTGA